One region of Astatotilapia calliptera unplaced genomic scaffold, fAstCal1.2 U_scaffold_41, whole genome shotgun sequence genomic DNA includes:
- the LOC113018126 gene encoding uncharacterized protein LOC113018126 produces MWAGEEDPIPTVNAAALAAAPRRKRRRRRSTQHSEVSDNVLLPLKRPGCNEGERLGKTIKVSEMETQFTCNVNSVTPPCTSSRSVFSGASEEAAFSMPLTANVEGVNLVPTLCFDKKAKISDVGHAILGEDTLPAPNCETDTAKPAIDCPVLGIKPSDVLLNPGIMYEQAEGGISETECANDSAHPEHPSSAERASFKTATASGALFKTVSQPLLSVNYKLSEKASDLTSSKTVLPLASTPLSESVFLVPKSNNKCSVCITRPAREEMSSVAHENVCYDPVLIGPHVAHPADGLTRVSALEPDISDCFSTPVHRHGTIIMGLPGFPMSVDDIATSANTKLKDCLSYAPALSNDKAEFCVSKTVGGERHASHYKPASPLTAPLGQDLLTAVNELADLKTIQPDCSEPVHYVFCAKVAVAFPDLSPASDLQIEAVVTQPAPELVPTTRVRAAVGQPYPAPASTPQVGMVAVRFVPTPRLVPKVMPVSTQLSSTPSLGTRLQPLLLCRPRLVLQLCCRRPSHVLPLGIAGHFPGRQLDIIAIGGGLLNCTATASRMDGLLMGDGVAC; encoded by the exons ATGTGGGCAGGGGAAGAGGACCCAATCCCGACAGTTAACGCTGCTGCGCTCGCGGCCGCTCCCAGGAGGAAGCGGCGTCGGCGTCGCTCTACACAGCACTCAGAGGTCAGTGATAATGTTCTGCTGCCACTGAAACGCCCTGGATGTAATGAGGGCGAGCGGCTTGGAAAGACAATTAAGGTCTCGGAGATGGAGACTCAATTTACCTGTAATGTTAACTCCGTCACCCCCCCATGCACCTCATCGCGGTCTGTTTTCTCGGGGGCCAGTGAAGAAGCTGCCTTTTCCATGCCTCTGACTGCTAATGTCGAGGGTGTTAATCTTGTGCCCACGTTGTGTTTTgacaaaaaagctaaaatttcTGATGTTGGGCACGCTATTCTTGGGGAAGACACACTGCCAGCACCAAACTGTGAAACCGACACTGCCAAACCGGCCATAGACTGTCCAGTCCTGGGAATTAAACCAAGTGATGTACTGTTAAACCCTGGTATTATGTATGAGCAGGCTGAGGGGGGCATTAGTGAAACAGAATGTGCTAATGATTCTGCACACCCAGAACATCCATCTTCCGCTGAGAGGGCTTCTTTTAAGACCGCTACGGCATCTGGGGCCTTATTTAAGACCGTGTCTCAGCCCCTGCTGTCCGTTAACTACAAATTAAGTGAGAAAGCTTCTGATCTGACCAGTAGTAAGACTGTATTGCCTTTGGCTAGCACCCCCCTTTCCGAGTCTGTTTTCCTTGTTCCCAAGTCAAATAACAAATGTTCTGTTTGTATAACTAGGCCAGCGAGAGAAGAAATGTCCAGTGTTGCTCATGAAAATGTCTGTTATGATCCTGTGCTGATCGGTCCCCATGTTGCTCACCCTGCTGATGGTTTGACCAGAGTGAGTGCTTTGGAGCCCGACATCAGCGACTGCTTTTCTACACCAGTCCATCGACACGGGACGATTATTATGGGTCTGCCAGGGTTCCCTATGTCCGTGGATGACATTGCAACTTCCGCTAATACAAAACTGAAGGACTGTTTAAGTTATGCTCCCGCTTTATCCAATGACAAGGCTGAATTTTGTGTTTCCAAGACTGTCGGGGGCGAGCGCCATGCTAGTCATTACAAACCAGCTAGCCCTTTAACTGCACCCCTGGGCCAGGACCTTTTGACGGCAGTTAATGAACTGGCCGATCTAAAGACGATTCAGCCGGATTGCTCAGAGCCAGTCCACTATGTTTTCTGTGCAAA ggtggctgtggcgtTCCCTGACCTCTCACCTGCGTCTGATCTCCAGATAGAGGCAGTGGTCACCCAGCCAGCACCTGAGCTAGTTCCCACCACCAGGGTCAGGGCAGCCGTAGGTCAGCCATATCCTGCACCTGCATCTACACCTCAGGTGGGAATGGTTGCCGTCCGGTTTGTTCCTACACCCAGGTTGGTTCCCAAGGTTATGCCAGTCAGCACACAGCTGAGCTCCACACCCAGCCTAGGCACTCGG cttcagcctctgcttctgtgtCGGCCTCGCCTGGTGCTGCAGCTGTGTTGCCGCCGCCCAAGCCACGTTCTGCCCCTCGGAATCGCCGGCCACTTTCCGGGCCGTCAGCTGGACATCATTGCCATCGGGggcggcctcctgaactgcaccGCCACTGCCTCCCGCATGGACGGCCTCCTGATGGGAGATGGCGTGGCCTGTTGA